CCTTCCGCTATAGTGCCTTCAAAGTCCGCGTAAGACAGCGGATGATCCTCCGTTTGCATTGCGAGTCTTTTGACATTCGTATCTATTAGCGGCGTTCTGGGCACCGCCCAGCTTTTGAGTACGTGATCCCGTTTCAATCTAAGATCATAGTGTAGATGCGAGGCATCATGCTTCTGGACAACAAAGATCTTATCTTTTGGCACAGGCCATCAAATTTCCGATTGTGCATCGGCTCATGATTTACTACGCAGTATAATGGATTCTATCCTTTTTGAATCGATCTTCTTTACGCGGTTCGCGGGC
The DNA window shown above is from Methanomicrobia archaeon and carries:
- a CDS encoding 3'-phosphoesterase translates to MPKDKIFVVQKHDASHLHYDLRLKRDHVLKSWAVPRTPLIDTNVKRLAMQTEDHPLSYADFEGTIAEGLYGTGTVEIWDKGTFRPEKLEEKKIVFEIEGKKLKGTYVLLKLKPGGKYKGENNWLFFKKKR